A single genomic interval of Hevea brasiliensis isolate MT/VB/25A 57/8 chromosome 4, ASM3005281v1, whole genome shotgun sequence harbors:
- the LOC110654023 gene encoding adenine phosphoribosyltransferase 5 yields MFAAENGLRGDPRLQGISEAIRVVPDFPKPGIMFQDITTLFLDHKVFKDTVDIFVDRYRDMGISVVAGIEARGFMFGPSIALAIGAKFVPLRKSGKLPGPVISEQYVLEYGTDCLEMHVGAVQPAERALVIDDLIATGGTMSAAIRLLERMGAEVVECACVIGLPEVKGQCRLKGKPLYILVEPRDIDCYQEL; encoded by the exons ATGTTTGCTGCTGAGAACGGACTTAGAGGAGACCCCAGGCTACAAGGCATCTCTGAAGCTATTAGGGTGGTGCCTGACTTTCCCAAGCCAG GAATAATGTTTCAAGACATAACAACCTTGTTTCTGGATCACAAGGTTTTTAAAGATACAGTAGACATATTTGTTGATCGCTACAGAGATATGGGCATTTCTGTTGTTGCTG GAATTGAAGCTAGAGGGTTCATGTTTGGCCCATCAATTGCCTTAGCCATTGGTGCAAAGTTTGTTCCTTTAAGAAAATCCGGAAAGCTGCCAG GTCCAGTTATCTCTGAACAGTACGTGCTGGAATATGGAACCGACTGTCTAGAAATGCATGTTGGTGCTGTTCAGCCTGCGGAACGTGCATTGGTAATTGATGATTTGATAGCTACAGGAGGGACCATGTCAGCAGCAATAAGACTCCTGG AACGCATGGGGGCTGAAGTTGTCGAATGCGCATGTGTTATTGGGTTGCCAGAGGTTAAG GGGCAGTGCAGGCTCAAAGGAAAGCCACTTTATATCCTCGTGGAGCCACGAGACATAGACTGTTATCAAG AGCTGTGA
- the LOC110654022 gene encoding PX domain-containing protein EREL1 isoform X3 has protein sequence MKSRALLEERRCSLEEWMTKLLSDFDLSRSVAVASFLELEAAVRSSFQDVNKQSSETSPAVDSTPSLQIAPHSTSSVIVGSSSVASDYGSDTAYETSELGTPRLVRDEHFEIGTEGLTLDEDLTNPIEKLVNYGMSNIDEGLFMGQTILEQLEGIPRHKLHDRHVNNVIGKDTYNGNASKSSFLAGNGMELFSEPEPGKAFGHARKLSSESIGSDGSSLRGSEISNSGLPNSSVDGSLDLPGGSEVLSMAGILGSAELQFTGDAQIVLPLDQRHKMNRVLTTMQRRLVTTKTDMEDLIARLNQEIAVKDYLTTRVKDLEAELETTKQKNKENLQQAILIERERLTQMQWDREELRRKSLEMELKLKSKEDENSSAESKMGSTDQEKDTALQELDATRKQLENLSKQYEELEAKSKADIKFLAKEFKSLKSSQAELKEKLSQSLKEKSEVEKLLQEEREMIMQEKDARKKLVRYCWTLCNQLKECNLYLSSKEDDKFIVESSVAVALDLLSTSDDQIGRLVAEGQALFEDGKIATSEDDDVGATDPELRKMLANIFTDNARLRKQVNCVTRNALHSGNTSRNRNEATSTNMDHIDNSIL, from the exons ATGAAAAGCAGGGCTCTTTTGGAAGAG AGAAGGTGCTCTTTGGAGGAGTGGATGACAAAGCTGCTATCTGACTTTGATTTATCAAGAAGTGTGGCAGTTGCATCTTTTCTTGAACTAGAAGCTGCTGTGAGGTCTT CATTCCAGGATGTAAACAAGCAGTCATCAGAGACTAGTCCTGCTGTTGATAGCACACCTTCACTTCAAATAGCTCCACATTCCACTTCTTCTGTGATTGTTGGTAGTTCGTCAGTTGCATCAGATTATGGTAGTGATACTGCTTATGAGACATCGGAGCTTGGAACACCAAGGTTAGTAAGGGATGAACATTTTGAAATTGGAACTGAGGGTCTAACATTGGATGAAGATTTGACAAATCCAATAGAAAAGCTTGTGAACTATGGCATGTCCAACATTGATGAGGGGCTGTTTATGGGACAGACTATTCTGGAGCAGCTTGAAGGTATTCCAAGGCACAAACTGCATGACAGACATGTGAATAATGTCATAGGGAAGGATACATATAATGGAAATGCTTCTAAATCCTCATTTCTTGCTGGCAATGGGATGGAACTTTTCTCTGAGCCAGAGCCTGGCAAGGCTTTTGGTCATGCTCGAAAGTTATCTAGCGAGAGCATTGGAAGTGATGGAAGTTCTCTAAGAGGCAGTGAAATATCGAACTCTGGCCTACCAAATTCATCTGTTGATGGATCTCTTGACCTTCCTGGGGGTTCTGAGGTTCTTAGTATGGCAGGTATTCTTGGCAGCGCAGAGTTGCAATTTACAGGTGATGCACAAATAGTCCTTCCATTGGATCAGCGTCATAAAATGAACAGGGTTCTAACAACCATGCAGCGGAGATTAGTCACAACAAAAACAGACATGGAGGACCTTATAGcaagattaaatcaagaaatagCTGTAAAAGATTACCTTACTACAAGG GTCAAGGATTTGGAGGCAGAACTTGAAACTACcaaacagaaaaataaagaaaacctgCAGCAGGCTATTTTAATTGAGAGAGAAAGGCTTACACAAATGCAGTGGGATAGGGAGGAACTGAGGAGGAAATCATTAGAAATGGAATTGAAATTGAAGTCTAAAGAG GATGAAAATTCAAGTGCAGAGTCAAAAATGGGATCCACTGATCAGGAGAAAGACACAGCATTACAAGAGTTGGATGCTACTAGAAAGCAGCTTGAGAATTTGTCAAAACAGTATGAGGAGCTAGAAGCAAAATCAAAAGCAGATATTAAATTTCTGGCTAAAGAATTCAAATCCCTCAAAAGTTCACAGGCAGAACTGAAGGAGAAACTCAGTCAATCACTGAAAGAGAAGTCTGAAGTTGAG AAACTTCTTCAGGAGGAAAGAGAAATGATTATGCAGGAGAAAGATGCTCGAAAAAAGCTGGTACGTTACTGCTGGACTCTCTGCAACCAGCTTAAAGAGTGCAACCTTTATTTGTCTAGCAAGGAGGATGATAAATTTATTGTGGAATCCTCAGTTGCAGTTGCTTTAGATTTGTTGTCTACATCTGATGATCAAATTGGCCGTCTGGTAGCAGAG GGGCAAGCATTATTTGAAGATGGTAAAATCGCCACTTCTGAGGATGATGATGTGGGGGCAACAGATCCTGAGTTAAGAAAGATGCTAGCAAATATATTCACTGATAATGCTAGACTAAGGAAACAGGTGAATTGTGTGACGCGTAATGCCCTTCACTCAGGCAACACATCTAGAAATCGTAATGAGGCTACTTCAACAAACATGGATCATATAGACAATTCAATATTGTAA
- the LOC110654022 gene encoding PX domain-containing protein EREL1 isoform X1: MMQRRSPPKHRHDGTSPLPLGMDWSPPPRKWNGRDTIWPHDPRSGWSYCVTIPSWAVLPKSRDSDPVVFYRVQVGVQSPEGITTTRGVLRRFNDFLKLFTDLKKSFPKKNLPPAPPKGLLRMKSRALLEERRCSLEEWMTKLLSDFDLSRSVAVASFLELEAAVRSSFQDVNKQSSETSPAVDSTPSLQIAPHSTSSVIVGSSSVASDYGSDTAYETSELGTPRLVRDEHFEIGTEGLTLDEDLTNPIEKLVNYGMSNIDEGLFMGQTILEQLEGIPRHKLHDRHVNNVIGKDTYNGNASKSSFLAGNGMELFSEPEPGKAFGHARKLSSESIGSDGSSLRGSEISNSGLPNSSVDGSLDLPGGSEVLSMAGILGSAELQFTGDAQIVLPLDQRHKMNRVLTTMQRRLVTTKTDMEDLIARLNQEIAVKDYLTTRVKDLEAELETTKQKNKENLQQAILIERERLTQMQWDREELRRKSLEMELKLKSKEDENSSAESKMGSTDQEKDTALQELDATRKQLENLSKQYEELEAKSKADIKFLAKEFKSLKSSQAELKEKLSQSLKEKSEVEKLLQEEREMIMQEKDARKKLVRYCWTLCNQLKECNLYLSSKEDDKFIVESSVAVALDLLSTSDDQIGRLVAEGQALFEDGKIATSEDDDVGATDPELRKMLANIFTDNARLRKQVNCVTRNALHSGNTSRNRNEATSTNMDHIDNSIL; the protein is encoded by the exons ATGATGCAGAGACGGAGTCCACCCAAGCACAGACATGATGGGACTTCTCCGCTGCCTTTGGGGATGGATTGGAGTCCTCCCCCTCGAAAATGG AATGGGCGGGATACCATTTGGCCGCATGATCCTAGATCGGGATGGAGTTATTGTGTCACTATACCTTCCTGGGCTGTTCTTCCAAAATCAAGAGATTCAGATCCTGTAGTG TTTTACAGGGTTCAGGTTGGTGTGCAATCACCAGAAGGGATTACAACAACACGCGGAGTGTTGAGAAGATTTAATGATTTTCTGAAGTTATTTACTGAC CTTAAAAAATCATTTCCCAAGAAAAATCTTCCACCAGCTCCACCCAAGGGACTACTACGAATGAAAAGCAGGGCTCTTTTGGAAGAG AGAAGGTGCTCTTTGGAGGAGTGGATGACAAAGCTGCTATCTGACTTTGATTTATCAAGAAGTGTGGCAGTTGCATCTTTTCTTGAACTAGAAGCTGCTGTGAGGTCTT CATTCCAGGATGTAAACAAGCAGTCATCAGAGACTAGTCCTGCTGTTGATAGCACACCTTCACTTCAAATAGCTCCACATTCCACTTCTTCTGTGATTGTTGGTAGTTCGTCAGTTGCATCAGATTATGGTAGTGATACTGCTTATGAGACATCGGAGCTTGGAACACCAAGGTTAGTAAGGGATGAACATTTTGAAATTGGAACTGAGGGTCTAACATTGGATGAAGATTTGACAAATCCAATAGAAAAGCTTGTGAACTATGGCATGTCCAACATTGATGAGGGGCTGTTTATGGGACAGACTATTCTGGAGCAGCTTGAAGGTATTCCAAGGCACAAACTGCATGACAGACATGTGAATAATGTCATAGGGAAGGATACATATAATGGAAATGCTTCTAAATCCTCATTTCTTGCTGGCAATGGGATGGAACTTTTCTCTGAGCCAGAGCCTGGCAAGGCTTTTGGTCATGCTCGAAAGTTATCTAGCGAGAGCATTGGAAGTGATGGAAGTTCTCTAAGAGGCAGTGAAATATCGAACTCTGGCCTACCAAATTCATCTGTTGATGGATCTCTTGACCTTCCTGGGGGTTCTGAGGTTCTTAGTATGGCAGGTATTCTTGGCAGCGCAGAGTTGCAATTTACAGGTGATGCACAAATAGTCCTTCCATTGGATCAGCGTCATAAAATGAACAGGGTTCTAACAACCATGCAGCGGAGATTAGTCACAACAAAAACAGACATGGAGGACCTTATAGcaagattaaatcaagaaatagCTGTAAAAGATTACCTTACTACAAGG GTCAAGGATTTGGAGGCAGAACTTGAAACTACcaaacagaaaaataaagaaaacctgCAGCAGGCTATTTTAATTGAGAGAGAAAGGCTTACACAAATGCAGTGGGATAGGGAGGAACTGAGGAGGAAATCATTAGAAATGGAATTGAAATTGAAGTCTAAAGAG GATGAAAATTCAAGTGCAGAGTCAAAAATGGGATCCACTGATCAGGAGAAAGACACAGCATTACAAGAGTTGGATGCTACTAGAAAGCAGCTTGAGAATTTGTCAAAACAGTATGAGGAGCTAGAAGCAAAATCAAAAGCAGATATTAAATTTCTGGCTAAAGAATTCAAATCCCTCAAAAGTTCACAGGCAGAACTGAAGGAGAAACTCAGTCAATCACTGAAAGAGAAGTCTGAAGTTGAG AAACTTCTTCAGGAGGAAAGAGAAATGATTATGCAGGAGAAAGATGCTCGAAAAAAGCTGGTACGTTACTGCTGGACTCTCTGCAACCAGCTTAAAGAGTGCAACCTTTATTTGTCTAGCAAGGAGGATGATAAATTTATTGTGGAATCCTCAGTTGCAGTTGCTTTAGATTTGTTGTCTACATCTGATGATCAAATTGGCCGTCTGGTAGCAGAG GGGCAAGCATTATTTGAAGATGGTAAAATCGCCACTTCTGAGGATGATGATGTGGGGGCAACAGATCCTGAGTTAAGAAAGATGCTAGCAAATATATTCACTGATAATGCTAGACTAAGGAAACAGGTGAATTGTGTGACGCGTAATGCCCTTCACTCAGGCAACACATCTAGAAATCGTAATGAGGCTACTTCAACAAACATGGATCATATAGACAATTCAATATTGTAA
- the LOC110654022 gene encoding PX domain-containing protein EREL1 isoform X2, with the protein MTLQCLSMPRFYRVQVGVQSPEGITTTRGVLRRFNDFLKLFTDLKKSFPKKNLPPAPPKGLLRMKSRALLEERRCSLEEWMTKLLSDFDLSRSVAVASFLELEAAVRSSFQDVNKQSSETSPAVDSTPSLQIAPHSTSSVIVGSSSVASDYGSDTAYETSELGTPRLVRDEHFEIGTEGLTLDEDLTNPIEKLVNYGMSNIDEGLFMGQTILEQLEGIPRHKLHDRHVNNVIGKDTYNGNASKSSFLAGNGMELFSEPEPGKAFGHARKLSSESIGSDGSSLRGSEISNSGLPNSSVDGSLDLPGGSEVLSMAGILGSAELQFTGDAQIVLPLDQRHKMNRVLTTMQRRLVTTKTDMEDLIARLNQEIAVKDYLTTRVKDLEAELETTKQKNKENLQQAILIERERLTQMQWDREELRRKSLEMELKLKSKEDENSSAESKMGSTDQEKDTALQELDATRKQLENLSKQYEELEAKSKADIKFLAKEFKSLKSSQAELKEKLSQSLKEKSEVEKLLQEEREMIMQEKDARKKLVRYCWTLCNQLKECNLYLSSKEDDKFIVESSVAVALDLLSTSDDQIGRLVAEGQALFEDGKIATSEDDDVGATDPELRKMLANIFTDNARLRKQVNCVTRNALHSGNTSRNRNEATSTNMDHIDNSIL; encoded by the exons ATGACTCTCCAGTGTTTATCTATGCCAAGG TTTTACAGGGTTCAGGTTGGTGTGCAATCACCAGAAGGGATTACAACAACACGCGGAGTGTTGAGAAGATTTAATGATTTTCTGAAGTTATTTACTGAC CTTAAAAAATCATTTCCCAAGAAAAATCTTCCACCAGCTCCACCCAAGGGACTACTACGAATGAAAAGCAGGGCTCTTTTGGAAGAG AGAAGGTGCTCTTTGGAGGAGTGGATGACAAAGCTGCTATCTGACTTTGATTTATCAAGAAGTGTGGCAGTTGCATCTTTTCTTGAACTAGAAGCTGCTGTGAGGTCTT CATTCCAGGATGTAAACAAGCAGTCATCAGAGACTAGTCCTGCTGTTGATAGCACACCTTCACTTCAAATAGCTCCACATTCCACTTCTTCTGTGATTGTTGGTAGTTCGTCAGTTGCATCAGATTATGGTAGTGATACTGCTTATGAGACATCGGAGCTTGGAACACCAAGGTTAGTAAGGGATGAACATTTTGAAATTGGAACTGAGGGTCTAACATTGGATGAAGATTTGACAAATCCAATAGAAAAGCTTGTGAACTATGGCATGTCCAACATTGATGAGGGGCTGTTTATGGGACAGACTATTCTGGAGCAGCTTGAAGGTATTCCAAGGCACAAACTGCATGACAGACATGTGAATAATGTCATAGGGAAGGATACATATAATGGAAATGCTTCTAAATCCTCATTTCTTGCTGGCAATGGGATGGAACTTTTCTCTGAGCCAGAGCCTGGCAAGGCTTTTGGTCATGCTCGAAAGTTATCTAGCGAGAGCATTGGAAGTGATGGAAGTTCTCTAAGAGGCAGTGAAATATCGAACTCTGGCCTACCAAATTCATCTGTTGATGGATCTCTTGACCTTCCTGGGGGTTCTGAGGTTCTTAGTATGGCAGGTATTCTTGGCAGCGCAGAGTTGCAATTTACAGGTGATGCACAAATAGTCCTTCCATTGGATCAGCGTCATAAAATGAACAGGGTTCTAACAACCATGCAGCGGAGATTAGTCACAACAAAAACAGACATGGAGGACCTTATAGcaagattaaatcaagaaatagCTGTAAAAGATTACCTTACTACAAGG GTCAAGGATTTGGAGGCAGAACTTGAAACTACcaaacagaaaaataaagaaaacctgCAGCAGGCTATTTTAATTGAGAGAGAAAGGCTTACACAAATGCAGTGGGATAGGGAGGAACTGAGGAGGAAATCATTAGAAATGGAATTGAAATTGAAGTCTAAAGAG GATGAAAATTCAAGTGCAGAGTCAAAAATGGGATCCACTGATCAGGAGAAAGACACAGCATTACAAGAGTTGGATGCTACTAGAAAGCAGCTTGAGAATTTGTCAAAACAGTATGAGGAGCTAGAAGCAAAATCAAAAGCAGATATTAAATTTCTGGCTAAAGAATTCAAATCCCTCAAAAGTTCACAGGCAGAACTGAAGGAGAAACTCAGTCAATCACTGAAAGAGAAGTCTGAAGTTGAG AAACTTCTTCAGGAGGAAAGAGAAATGATTATGCAGGAGAAAGATGCTCGAAAAAAGCTGGTACGTTACTGCTGGACTCTCTGCAACCAGCTTAAAGAGTGCAACCTTTATTTGTCTAGCAAGGAGGATGATAAATTTATTGTGGAATCCTCAGTTGCAGTTGCTTTAGATTTGTTGTCTACATCTGATGATCAAATTGGCCGTCTGGTAGCAGAG GGGCAAGCATTATTTGAAGATGGTAAAATCGCCACTTCTGAGGATGATGATGTGGGGGCAACAGATCCTGAGTTAAGAAAGATGCTAGCAAATATATTCACTGATAATGCTAGACTAAGGAAACAGGTGAATTGTGTGACGCGTAATGCCCTTCACTCAGGCAACACATCTAGAAATCGTAATGAGGCTACTTCAACAAACATGGATCATATAGACAATTCAATATTGTAA
- the LOC110654022 gene encoding PX domain-containing protein EREL1 isoform X4 → MTKLLSDFDLSRSVAVASFLELEAAVRSSFQDVNKQSSETSPAVDSTPSLQIAPHSTSSVIVGSSSVASDYGSDTAYETSELGTPRLVRDEHFEIGTEGLTLDEDLTNPIEKLVNYGMSNIDEGLFMGQTILEQLEGIPRHKLHDRHVNNVIGKDTYNGNASKSSFLAGNGMELFSEPEPGKAFGHARKLSSESIGSDGSSLRGSEISNSGLPNSSVDGSLDLPGGSEVLSMAGILGSAELQFTGDAQIVLPLDQRHKMNRVLTTMQRRLVTTKTDMEDLIARLNQEIAVKDYLTTRVKDLEAELETTKQKNKENLQQAILIERERLTQMQWDREELRRKSLEMELKLKSKEDENSSAESKMGSTDQEKDTALQELDATRKQLENLSKQYEELEAKSKADIKFLAKEFKSLKSSQAELKEKLSQSLKEKSEVEKLLQEEREMIMQEKDARKKLVRYCWTLCNQLKECNLYLSSKEDDKFIVESSVAVALDLLSTSDDQIGRLVAEGQALFEDGKIATSEDDDVGATDPELRKMLANIFTDNARLRKQVNCVTRNALHSGNTSRNRNEATSTNMDHIDNSIL, encoded by the exons ATGACAAAGCTGCTATCTGACTTTGATTTATCAAGAAGTGTGGCAGTTGCATCTTTTCTTGAACTAGAAGCTGCTGTGAGGTCTT CATTCCAGGATGTAAACAAGCAGTCATCAGAGACTAGTCCTGCTGTTGATAGCACACCTTCACTTCAAATAGCTCCACATTCCACTTCTTCTGTGATTGTTGGTAGTTCGTCAGTTGCATCAGATTATGGTAGTGATACTGCTTATGAGACATCGGAGCTTGGAACACCAAGGTTAGTAAGGGATGAACATTTTGAAATTGGAACTGAGGGTCTAACATTGGATGAAGATTTGACAAATCCAATAGAAAAGCTTGTGAACTATGGCATGTCCAACATTGATGAGGGGCTGTTTATGGGACAGACTATTCTGGAGCAGCTTGAAGGTATTCCAAGGCACAAACTGCATGACAGACATGTGAATAATGTCATAGGGAAGGATACATATAATGGAAATGCTTCTAAATCCTCATTTCTTGCTGGCAATGGGATGGAACTTTTCTCTGAGCCAGAGCCTGGCAAGGCTTTTGGTCATGCTCGAAAGTTATCTAGCGAGAGCATTGGAAGTGATGGAAGTTCTCTAAGAGGCAGTGAAATATCGAACTCTGGCCTACCAAATTCATCTGTTGATGGATCTCTTGACCTTCCTGGGGGTTCTGAGGTTCTTAGTATGGCAGGTATTCTTGGCAGCGCAGAGTTGCAATTTACAGGTGATGCACAAATAGTCCTTCCATTGGATCAGCGTCATAAAATGAACAGGGTTCTAACAACCATGCAGCGGAGATTAGTCACAACAAAAACAGACATGGAGGACCTTATAGcaagattaaatcaagaaatagCTGTAAAAGATTACCTTACTACAAGG GTCAAGGATTTGGAGGCAGAACTTGAAACTACcaaacagaaaaataaagaaaacctgCAGCAGGCTATTTTAATTGAGAGAGAAAGGCTTACACAAATGCAGTGGGATAGGGAGGAACTGAGGAGGAAATCATTAGAAATGGAATTGAAATTGAAGTCTAAAGAG GATGAAAATTCAAGTGCAGAGTCAAAAATGGGATCCACTGATCAGGAGAAAGACACAGCATTACAAGAGTTGGATGCTACTAGAAAGCAGCTTGAGAATTTGTCAAAACAGTATGAGGAGCTAGAAGCAAAATCAAAAGCAGATATTAAATTTCTGGCTAAAGAATTCAAATCCCTCAAAAGTTCACAGGCAGAACTGAAGGAGAAACTCAGTCAATCACTGAAAGAGAAGTCTGAAGTTGAG AAACTTCTTCAGGAGGAAAGAGAAATGATTATGCAGGAGAAAGATGCTCGAAAAAAGCTGGTACGTTACTGCTGGACTCTCTGCAACCAGCTTAAAGAGTGCAACCTTTATTTGTCTAGCAAGGAGGATGATAAATTTATTGTGGAATCCTCAGTTGCAGTTGCTTTAGATTTGTTGTCTACATCTGATGATCAAATTGGCCGTCTGGTAGCAGAG GGGCAAGCATTATTTGAAGATGGTAAAATCGCCACTTCTGAGGATGATGATGTGGGGGCAACAGATCCTGAGTTAAGAAAGATGCTAGCAAATATATTCACTGATAATGCTAGACTAAGGAAACAGGTGAATTGTGTGACGCGTAATGCCCTTCACTCAGGCAACACATCTAGAAATCGTAATGAGGCTACTTCAACAAACATGGATCATATAGACAATTCAATATTGTAA
- the LOC110654021 gene encoding 14 kDa proline-rich protein DC2.15 produces the protein MASKNLSTCILVFSLLFFSAFSNGCVPCKPKPPPYAPTCPRDALKLGVCADLLGLVNIVVGSPPSGSKCCALLEGLADLEAALCLCTVIKASVLGINLNVPITLSLLLSACAKSIPPGFQCA, from the coding sequence ATGGCTTCCAAGAACCTCTCTACCTGCATTTTGGTCTTCTCTCTCCTTTTCTTCTCAGCATTCTCTAATGGTTGTGTTCCTTGCAAGCCCAAGCCTCCCCCTTATGCTCCAACTTGCCCTAGAGATGCACTGAAGCTAGGGGTTTGCGCAGACCTGCTTGGACTTGTTAACATTGTAGTTGGAAGCCCTCCTTCAGGAAGCAAGTGCTGTGCTCTACTTGAAGGTTTGGCTGACCTTGAAGCTGCCTTGTGTTTATGCACCGTCATTAAAGCTAGTGTGCTTGGAATCAACTTGAACGTGCCAATTACTCTTAGCTTGCTTCTTAGTGCATGTGCCAAATCAATTCCCCCAGGCTTCCAATGTGCATAA